The Ananas comosus cultivar F153 linkage group 2, ASM154086v1, whole genome shotgun sequence genome contains a region encoding:
- the LOC109706802 gene encoding vegetative cell wall protein gp1-like: protein WAPPPPSPPPPPPRHRRRRRRRSRHSWPRARQSSPCSARPPTSPRGSPPRAPASLPSAAGPSSPPPAPPPLPSAPSPSPPAPSTPASTAPSPPPSPSSAPSPSSTPSTAASSSPPTLPPSSLTWTSSTASAPPSPPPPTAAAPPSAVSRRPSSSSPAPRPPTAPAAAASSPRTLPSPPSTSPSSMPCASRARSTMPSSASRTATRPSSAASSTLPLPPLPPPTTNRTARIRSRTPIGYNRCWDRRRKSRCSGASPRPSPPTTASISASTSSSR, encoded by the exons TGGgctccaccaccaccatcaccaccaccaccaccacctcgtcatcgtcggaggaggaggaggaggtcgcgGCACTCATGGCCTCGCGCTCGGCAGTCCTCTCCGTGCTCCGCTCGGCCACCGACGAGTCCTCGCGGCTCTCCGCCTCGGGCGCCGGCCTCCTTGCCCTCCGCGGCGGGCCCCTCCTCCCCTCCGCCtgctccgccgccgcttccCTCCGCTCCCTCGCCATCTCCGCCCGCTCCCTCCACTCCCGCATCGACCGCGCCCTCGccccctccctccccctcctccgctcCTTCGCCCTCGTCGACTccctccaccgccgcctcctcctcccctcccactCTCCCTCCCTCCTCCCTTACCTGGACCTCGTCGACCGCCTCGgccccgccgtcgccgccaccgccgacGGCTGCGGCCCCGCCGTCCGCCGTCTCCAGGAGGCCGTCGAGTTCGTCGCCCGCACCAAGGCCGCCgaccgcccccgccgccgccgcctcgtcgCCGCGCACACTGCCCTCGCCGCCATCTACGAGTCCGAGCTCGATGCCATGCGCTTCGAGGGCCCGCTCGACGATGCCCTCGTCCGCCTCCAGGACCGCTACGaggccctcctccgccgcctcaagcaccctccccctccctcccctGCCACCGCCGACGACCAATCGGACAGCCCGGATCAGATCGAGGACTCCGATCGGGTACAATCGCTGCTGGGATCGGAGGAGGAAGTCGAGGTGCTCCGGCGCATCTCCGAGACCCTCGCCGCCAACGACTGCGTCGATATCTGCATCGACATCTTCATCAAG GTGA
- the LOC109706586 gene encoding exocyst complex component EXO70A1-like, with the protein MRLNPAYLKTYPPEEIDGMEWEALEAAIAKWTCHLEAAVVSVLAAERQLCRRALGGIMGGAVWPECFTKISDRIMAVFFRFGEGVVRGAKEPQRLFKLLDMLDALDRLRPSFDAVFDAEAGADDIRTRYRELQKLLVHAAARVLSELGLQIEGQSDDAPFLDVAVPKIVRYAINYLKCLAGGGYAALMGRVLRTERAWKAGDAAGPEPDEDSQLLKDVLLNTLEALRRNVEARRGAYSRDNNATAAAAAHLMAMNAYWYMYMRTKGTELAKLVGEEVIKEQYKTAAEEAAWAYQDATWGPLVGILQAKEEEAAAAAEEVGEYPKNAAREKAEAFVRGLDDMIQKHPATEQSIPDGDLREQIKESTTRMVVGAYAAFLHANGGRQEREFLPPDSIRRLVWELFDCRRGGSGSSRGDGSYVKKAAVAAAAEDKRGRNSRRRESKDWGGEAQN; encoded by the coding sequence ATGCGGCTGAACCCGGCGTACCTGAAGACGTACCCGCCGGAGGAGATTGACGGCATGGAGTGGGAGGCTCTTGAGGCCGCCATCGCCAAGTGGACTTGCCATCTCGAGGCCGCGGTCGTGTCCGTCCTCGCCGCCGAGCGCCAGCTCTGCCGCCGCGCTCTCGGCGGCATCATGGGCGGCGCCGTCTGGCCCGAATGCTTCACGAAGATCTCCGACCGGATCATGGCCGTCTTCTTCCGCTTCGGCGAGGGCGTCGTGCGCGGCGCCAAGGAGCCGCAGCGGCTGTTCAAGCTCCTCGACATGCTCGACGCCCTCGACCGCCTCCGCCCCAGCTTCGACGCTGTGTTCGACGCCGAGGCAGGCGCCGACGACATCCGCACGCGCTACCGCGAGCTCCAGAAGCTCCTCGTCCACGCTGCCGCCCGCGTTCTCTCCGAGCTCGGCCTCCAGATCGAGGGCCAGAGCGACGATGCGCCGTTCCTCGACGTCGCGGTGCCGAAGATCGTGCGCTACGCCATCAACTACCTCAAGTGCCTGGCCGGTGGTGGCTACGCCGCGCTGATGGGGCGTGTGCTGCGAACGGAGCGCGCGTGGAAGGCCGGAGACGCTGCTGGCCCGGAGCCGGACGAGGACAGCCAGCTGCTCAAAGACGTTCTGCTGAACACCCTGGAAGCGCTGCGCCGGAACGTGGAGGCAAGGCGGGGCGCGTATTCTCGTGACAACAatgccacggcggcggcggcggcacatCTGATGGCGATGAACGCGTATTGGTACATGTACATGAGAACGAAGGGGACCGAGCTCGCCAAGCTGGTCGGCGAGGAGGTCATAAAGGAACAGTATaagacggcggcggaggaggctgCGTGGGCCTACCAGGACGCCACCTGGGGCCCACTAGTCGGAATACTTCAagctaaagaagaagaagcagcagcagcagcagaagaggTAGGAGAATATCCTAAGAATGCGGCGAGAGAGAAGGCGGAGGCGTTCGTCAGAGGATTAGATGATATGATACAGAAGCATCCTGCAACGGAGCAGAGCATACCGGACGGGGATCTGAGGGAGCAGATAAAGGAGTCGACGACGAGGATGGTGGTGGGGGCTTACGCGGCGTTCCTGCACGCGAACGGCGGGAGGCAGGAGCGGGAGTTCTTGCCGCCGGATTCGATTCGAAGGCTGGTGTGGGAGCTGTTCGACTGCAGGCGCGGAGGCAGCGGCAGTAGTCGCGGGGACGGGAGTTATGTCAAGAAggctgcggtggcggcggcggcggaggacaagagaggaagaaattcgaggaggagggagagtaAGGATTGGGGTGGTGAAGCTCagaactga
- the LOC109706472 gene encoding uncharacterized protein LOC109706472 → MGWGNTLRRRMRVFAVALVIYLDYKAVQKRVKWVSRVKKNTIWEKTHQRNAKRVLNLMIELEGLWVKLGQYLSTRADVLPEAYISLLKKLQDSLPPRPLKEVCRTIERELGESMRDLFSNFVHVPLATASIAQVHRATTKDGQEVVVKVQHEGIKEIILEDLKNAKSIVDWIAWAEPQYNFSPIIDEWCKEAPKELDFNHEAENTRTVSKNLQPKNEGDDLSNSVDVIIPEVIQSSEKVLVLQYMDGIRLNDNESLEAYGVDKQRLVEEITRAYAHQIYVDGFFNGDPHPGNFLVSKEPPHRPILLDFGLTKSISSSMKRALAKMFLACAEGDHVALLSAFAEMGLKLRLDMPQQAMDITAVFFRTSTPANEALENIKSLADQREKNMRAIQEKMKLNKEEVRRFNPVDAFPGDAIIFSRVLNLLRGLSATLNVRIAYLDIMKPFAESTLRGITNGQMINTQWIYDSPIHSEVEAKLRQHLVELGSEKILGIQVCAYKDGKVIIDTAAGVLGKYDPRPVQHDSLFPVFSVTKGITAGLVHWLVDKGKLNLEETIASIWPNFGNRKKELIKVHHVLNHASGLHNAMADVMKEDPLVMCDWEESLSRIERSVPETEPGSSQFYHYLSFGWLCGGVIEHASGKKFQEVLEEAIVRPLSIEGELYIGIPPGVESRLATLTIDAEDLQKLSVIGTAALTVDREDLLKLSANGARPGMLTTLVEGNLAQVATGLPVLFNTLNIRRAIIPAANGHCSARALARYYAALATGGSIPPPHSPNSNPPLGSHTHIPKFPTFQPKKKRATKDATDDLNTHGNTNEVANGNGYNNNKGYSLVDIDEDEATRNGSKLFTNPKIHDALMGVGDYANLVIPDGKFGLGFRRFSTASGKLTSFGHSGIGGSTGFCDVEHDFSIAVTVNKMSLGGVTRSIIQLVCAELNIPLPDEFSTFGEKGPDMQLNLGPQAM, encoded by the exons ATGGGATGGGGAAACACTTTACGGAGGCGCATGAGAGTCTTCGCTGTTGCATTGGTGATCTACTTAGACTATAAG GCTGTTCAGAAGAGGGTGAAATGGGTTAGCAGAGTAAAAAAGAATACTATTTGGGAAAAAACCCATCAAAGGAATGCTAAACGGGTTCTTAACTTGATGATTGAATTGGAAGGCTTGTGGGTAAAACTTGGTCAGTATCTATCTACCCGAGCAGATGTACTCCCTGAGGCATACATATCTCTCCTCAAGAAGCTGCAAGACTCActtcctcctcgtcctcttaaagag GTCTGCCGAACTATAGAAAGAGAGTTGGGGGAATCCATGCGAGATCTCTTCTCTAATTTTGTCCATGTTCCCCTCGCAACTGCATCT ATAGCTCAAGTTCACCGTGCAACTACGAAGGATGGCCAGGAGGTGGTTGTCAAAGTTCAACATGAGGGCATCAAGGAAATCATATTAGAG GATTTAAAGAATGCAAAATCTATAGTTGACTGGATAGCTTGGGCAGAGCCACAATATAACTTTAGCCCAATTATTGATGAATGGTGTAAGGAGGCACCAAAAGAACTCGACTTCAATCATGAAGCAg AAAACACTAGAACAGTTTCCAAAAACCTTCAGCCCAAAAATGAGGGTGATGACCTTTCTAACTCTGTTGATGTAATTATACCGGAAGTTATCCAG TCGTCTGAGAAAGTCCTTGTCCTGCAATATATGGATGGCATTCGATTAAATGATAATGAATCATTGGAAGCTTATGGTGTTGATAAACAAAGACTTGTGGAAGAGATTACACGTGCATATGCTCATCAAATTTATGTCGATGGGTTTTTCAATGGTGATCCTCATCCTG GAAATTTCCTTGTGAGTAAGGAGCCTCCACATCGGCCAATTTTACTTGATTTTGGGCTTACAAAGTCAATATCAAGCTCCATGAAACGGGCGCTAGCGAAGATGTTTTTGGCGTGTGCTGAG GGGGATCATGTGGCCCTGTTGTCTGCTTTTGCAGAAATGGGACTTAAGCTGCGCCTTGATATGCCACAGCAGGCTATGGATATTACAGCAGTATTTTTTCGCACTTCAACTCCAGCAAACGAAGCACTT GAAAATATAAAATCTTTGGCTGatcaaagagagaaaaacatgAGAGCCATCCAGGAAAAGATGAAACTTAATAAGGAAGAAGTCCGGCGCTTTAACCCT GTTGATGCTTTCCCTGGCGATGCAATTATTTTCTCGAGGGTGCTTAATCTTCTTCGAG GGCTTTCAGCTACTCTAAATGTTCGGATTGCTTATCTAGATATCATGAAGCCTTTTGCTGAATCAACATTACGGGG CATTACGAATGGACAGATGATAAACACACAATGGATTTATGATTCACCTATCCACTCTGAGGTGGAGGCTAAGCTGAGACAACACCTAGTTGAGCTGGGAAGTGAAAAGATACTAGGAATACAA GTATGTGCTTATAAAGATGGGAAAGTCATAATAGATACTGCCGCTGGTGTGTTAGGGAAATATGATCCGCGACCTGTTCAACATGATTCTCTGTTTCCAGTTTTCTCTGTGACAAAAGGAATCACTGCTGGACTCGTACATTGGCTTGTTGACAAGGG GAAACTCAACCTTGAAGAAACTATTGCCAGTATATGGCCAAATTTCGGAAACAGGAAAAAGGAGCTAATAAAG GTGCACCATGTACTTAATCATGCATCTGGGTTGCACAATGCGATGGCCGATGTAATGAAGGAAGATCCATTGGTGATGTGTGATTGGGAAGAATCTCTAAGCCGTATAGAAAGATCTGTTCCTGAGACGGAACCTGGTTCCAGCCAATTTTATCATTACTTATCTTTTGGTTGGCTTTGTGGCGGAGTTATAGAG CATGCTTCTGGGAAGAAGTTTCAAGAAGTGTTAGAGGAAGCTATTGTTCGCCCTCTTAGTATTGAAGGCGAGCTTTACATTGGCATTCCTCCAG GTGTCGAATCTCGGCTAGCAACCCTAACTATTGATGCAGAAGACCTACAGAAGCTCTCAGTGATCGGGACAGCAGCCCTGACTGTTGACAGGGAAGACCTACTGAAGCTCTCAGCGAACGGGGCACGTCCCGGCATGCTGACAACCCTTGTCGAGGGCAACCTTGCGCAGGTGGCGACCGGCCTCCCTGTCCTCTTCAACACCCTAAACATCCGCAGAGCCATCATTCCCGCTGCCAACGGCCACTGCTCCGCCCGTGCCCTAGCCCGATACTACGCTGCCCTTGCCACCGGCGGCTCCATCCCTCCGCCGCACTCTCCCAACTCGAATCCCCCCCTCGGCTCTCATACCCACATCCCCAAATTCCCCACCTTCCAGCCTAAGAAAAAACGGGCAACAAAGGATGCTACGGATGATCTCAACACACATGGTAACACTAATGAGGTAGCTAATGGTAATGGCTACAATAATAACAAAGGCTATAGCCTTGTGGACATTGATGAAGATGAAGCTACAAGGAACGGTTCTAAACTTTTTACTAACCCCAAGATCCATGATGCACTTATGGGCGTCGGCGATTACGCGAATTTGGTGATCCCCGACGGCAAATTCGGGTTAGGATTTCGGAGGTTTAGCACAGCTAGCGGAAAGCTAACCAGTTTTGGGCATTCGGGGATCGGCGGATCCACCGGTTTTTGCGACGTAGAGCACGATTTCTCGATCGCGGTGACAGTGAATAAGATGTCGCTCGGTGGCGTGACTAGAAGCATTATCCAGTTGGTTTGCGCCGAGCTGAATATACCTCTTCCTGATGAGTTTTCTACTTTCGGGGAGAAGGGGCCTGACATGCAGCTTAACCTAGGACCACAGGCAATGTAA